From Candidatus Neomarinimicrobiota bacterium, the proteins below share one genomic window:
- a CDS encoding tetratricopeptide repeat protein — protein sequence MKNIQPRFIFIFVAALWLSACKDDPYQHIQLGNWYAQKGLVDEAILEYREAARLYPENPRDLSREEITLLSQAHHNLALMYTKKGWWNYAITEAELCFDLLPTVENHELVQLVKRRADLVDSGSNS from the coding sequence ATGAAAAACATTCAACCCAGATTTATATTTATTTTTGTTGCTGCGCTTTGGCTTAGCGCATGCAAAGATGATCCCTATCAACATATTCAGCTTGGAAATTGGTACGCTCAAAAAGGATTGGTGGACGAGGCTATTCTTGAATATCGGGAAGCTGCCCGACTTTATCCGGAAAATCCGAGAGATCTATCTCGCGAAGAAATAACATTGCTTTCACAAGCTCACCATAACCTTGCTCTTATGTACACAAAAAAAGGGTGGTGGAACTATGCAATTACAGAGGCAGAATTATGTTTTGACCTTCTGCCTACAGTTGAGAACCACGAATTAGTTCAACTGGTAAAACGCCGGGCTGATCTTGTGGATTCGGGTTCGAATTCCTAA
- a CDS encoding MFS transporter, translating to MTDLSPKQLKTNLILNCGHEFSWGFGIAFNTTYAIVPLFLKSLGAPDSIVISVAGLFSILIAIPQFLSALIGRNIRKHKKAIISSHILALPPIFIAGFVFAFLGPSGSNAWIFYYTCFILYGLALGFIIPIWTEFISYVNPRKTRGRFLGISFAFNSVGGFVGGIIVKILLNSSAPFPNNFGWGLLLMFLSLTGGTSLFLWYHLSETSTQRSHITIQEFWQQTQSILIHQKNFRRYLLSRIFITAHFPGMSMYAVHAQQKFGFNISEAGIFTILAVVTSGLASFLAGKVGDKFGHKISLAFSLISYMLAALTALFVESMFGVYAIFIFLGIGQGGFMPSAMNMVYEFAGNRDSKMYMAIIDTFLMPFTILAIVLAGYFIPIVGADVIFTSIVVFIGFGVCLLIFYVKEPLNTHPDAPISMIS from the coding sequence TTGACTGATCTTTCACCCAAACAATTAAAAACAAATCTAATACTAAACTGCGGTCACGAATTCAGTTGGGGATTTGGAATTGCCTTCAATACTACTTACGCCATTGTGCCATTATTTTTAAAATCATTGGGGGCTCCGGACAGTATTGTTATATCTGTTGCAGGACTTTTTAGTATTCTGATCGCTATCCCTCAATTTTTATCTGCTTTGATAGGGAGAAATATCCGCAAGCACAAAAAAGCAATTATTAGTTCACACATTCTTGCTCTACCGCCGATTTTTATTGCAGGATTTGTCTTTGCATTCTTGGGGCCCTCTGGCTCAAATGCTTGGATATTTTATTATACCTGCTTTATTCTTTATGGATTGGCATTAGGATTCATCATCCCCATTTGGACAGAATTTATTTCTTATGTAAATCCTAGAAAAACGCGGGGGCGATTCCTAGGAATTTCATTCGCATTTAATAGTGTTGGAGGATTTGTTGGTGGAATCATTGTGAAAATACTTTTAAACAGTTCGGCCCCATTCCCAAATAATTTTGGGTGGGGCCTGCTTTTAATGTTTTTATCTCTAACGGGTGGAACTTCACTTTTTTTGTGGTATCACTTAAGCGAAACATCTACACAACGATCTCATATTACCATTCAGGAATTCTGGCAACAAACGCAATCTATTTTAATACACCAAAAAAATTTTCGAAGATATCTTTTAAGCAGAATTTTTATTACTGCACATTTCCCGGGAATGTCCATGTATGCTGTTCATGCTCAGCAAAAATTTGGGTTTAACATTAGTGAAGCCGGAATTTTTACCATACTTGCAGTTGTAACATCCGGGCTAGCGAGCTTTTTAGCAGGAAAAGTGGGTGATAAATTTGGACATAAAATTTCACTTGCCTTTTCATTAATCTCATACATGCTCGCAGCGCTGACCGCTCTTTTTGTAGAATCGATGTTTGGAGTTTATGCTATTTTTATTTTTCTTGGCATTGGACAAGGAGGGTTTATGCCCTCAGCAATGAACATGGTTTACGAATTTGCGGGAAATCGTGATTCAAAAATGTATATGGCAATTATTGACACATTCCTTATGCCTTTCACCATCTTAGCGATTGTACTTGCTGGATATTTTATACCCATCGTTGGCGCAGATGTTATTTTTACATCCATCGTGGTCTTCATTGGATTTGGAGTTTGTCTTTTGATATTTTATGTAAAAGAACCTCTAAATACACACCCCGATGCTCCGATATCGATGATTAGCTAA
- a CDS encoding DMT family transporter codes for MKKYLPPAAILFAAFLWSLDGILRQNLSDVSSLLIVMCEHVIGALLFLPFLIRGWNEIKSLNQRTWGSILWISICGGVLGTFFYTKALSYVDFIDLSVVVLLQKFQPIFAILLASVVLKEKLTKQFILLASLAFLGGYLVTFGIGPIVFTDEKTFIAVLLSLLAAFSWGSSTVLGKHALTSLPFTTVTALRLTLTAILTVAIFGFTQSSGDIFSLNLDHWKTLFLIVISTGSVALFIYYYGLKQLPASHTTIYELFWPLSAVFIDWFYRGRMLDPAQLAGAVLLLTAIITLTREPRKSLD; via the coding sequence ATGAAAAAATATCTTCCGCCAGCCGCGATTCTTTTCGCCGCTTTCCTTTGGAGTTTGGATGGTATCCTCAGACAAAACTTGTCTGATGTTTCCTCGCTATTGATTGTGATGTGCGAACATGTAATCGGCGCTCTTTTGTTTTTACCTTTTTTAATTCGTGGCTGGAATGAAATAAAATCACTAAACCAACGAACTTGGGGATCTATTTTATGGATTAGTATTTGTGGCGGTGTTTTGGGGACTTTTTTTTACACCAAAGCATTAAGTTATGTGGATTTTATCGATCTTTCTGTAGTCGTTCTTCTCCAAAAATTTCAGCCCATTTTTGCTATTTTATTAGCATCTGTCGTGTTGAAAGAAAAACTTACAAAGCAATTCATCTTGCTTGCATCACTTGCTTTTTTAGGTGGGTATCTTGTTACGTTTGGTATTGGGCCTATCGTGTTTACAGATGAAAAAACATTTATTGCTGTCTTGTTGTCCCTTCTTGCAGCTTTTAGTTGGGGGAGTTCCACAGTCCTTGGAAAGCATGCATTAACATCTTTACCCTTTACAACCGTTACTGCACTTAGGCTTACACTTACTGCCATATTAACAGTAGCAATCTTTGGCTTTACCCAAAGTTCGGGGGATATTTTTTCCTTAAATCTGGATCACTGGAAAACATTATTTTTAATCGTTATATCCACGGGGTCGGTTGCTTTATTTATTTATTATTACGGATTAAAACAACTCCCTGCATCACATACAACCATTTATGAATTATTTTGGCCATTATCAGCTGTATTTATTGATTGGTTTTATCGAGGGAGGATGCTCGACCCAGCACAATTGGCAGGAGCGGTACTCCTTTTAACAGCCATCATAACATTGACTCGTGAACCGCGAAAATCTCTTGACTGA
- a CDS encoding YqgE/AlgH family protein, producing MSTLKNHLLISMPHMQDPYFGRSVILICEHNKDGTMGLIINKPFEGPEIQDLFENLFTKEEDFLQLIPKIFFGGPVLVERGIVLHPTTYQTDGTVKLSKDFSMTSNREILQDIAIKKGPSLYKLMLGHAGWASNQLEREIENGDWLLQSATSDYIFNTPVNDQWDSAVNSFGIDMSHISGRGGVA from the coding sequence GTGAGCACATTAAAAAATCACCTACTCATATCCATGCCGCATATGCAGGATCCCTATTTTGGGCGATCTGTAATTCTAATTTGTGAACATAATAAAGATGGCACTATGGGGTTGATAATTAATAAACCTTTTGAAGGGCCCGAGATTCAAGATTTATTCGAAAATCTATTCACCAAAGAAGAAGATTTTCTACAATTGATTCCTAAGATATTTTTTGGCGGACCAGTATTGGTTGAAAGAGGAATTGTATTGCACCCCACAACTTATCAAACAGATGGAACAGTGAAACTTTCTAAAGATTTTTCAATGACGAGCAATAGAGAAATTCTTCAGGACATAGCAATTAAAAAAGGACCAAGCCTTTACAAATTAATGTTAGGGCACGCCGGCTGGGCAAGCAATCAGCTAGAACGCGAAATAGAAAATGGGGACTGGTTATTGCAATCCGCAACATCCGATTATATTTTTAATACACCCGTAAACGACCAGTGGGATTCTGCTGTAAATTCTTTTGGGATTGACATGTCTCACATATCCGGTCGTGGCGGCGTAGCATAA
- the uvrA gene encoding excinuclease ABC subunit UvrA, whose translation MMKKSGKNIVIKGARQHNLKNIDLSIPRDKLVVITGLSGSGKSSLAFDTIYAEGQRRYVESLSSYARQFLGLMEKPDMDHIEGLSPAISIEQKSTQRNPRSTVGTVTEIHDYLRLLFAHIGKPSCWICKRPIQRQTVQQIVDGVCKFPKGTGFNILAPVVRGRKGEHKGVFEQVRKEGFLRVRVDEKIKKLESAIKLEKNKKHSIEVVVDRLSLEGDYKDRLIESVELALKIGSGLIIIQELPKKDHLFSEHFSCPHCEVSMEELSPRMFSFNSPYGACTHCDGLGAHREVDPELVIPDKSKSIIQGAIAPLGEQPRGNWYGSILKSLSKHYQFNFTTPWIKLDKDVRHMLLYGTGDNVFKMKYSSKRWTGTYSGGWEGAVHNLNRRYNQTQSHHIQEWIEQFMSLKSCPECGGSRLRPESMAVYVGKKNLGEISSLSIVKAQQYFSELTLSKTEQIIATQILKEVQNRLKFLVNVGLEYLTLDRAAATLSGGEAQRIRLATQIGSQLVGVLYILDEPSIGLHPRDNSRLLNTLKVLRDLGNSILVVEHDKETMEESDVLIDLGPGAGEHGGEIVFSGPPHKILSCKKSITGKYLSGKKSIDIPPQRRKGNGKSLILKGARGNNLKKITASFPLGKVIAITGVSGSGKSTLVNETLFPVLARELNRSRAYPLPYDSIDGLMYLDKVIDIDQKPIGRTPRSNPATYTGVFTFIRDLFSQLPDSKIRGYKPGRFSFNVKGGRCESCSGDGIIKIEMNFLPDVYVTCEICKGARYNNKTLEIRYKGKNIADVLNMSVEKALDFFQHIPPVNKKLTTLNEVGLGYIRLGQQATTLSGGEAQRVKLATELSKASRDRTLYILDEPTTGLHFEDVNMLLSVLQRLVDKGNSVIVIEHNLDVIKSADWVIDLGPEGGDAGGEILFSGTPENIVKDKRSYTGQFLNPIINMKKVNGKS comes from the coding sequence ATGATGAAAAAATCAGGAAAAAATATTGTTATTAAGGGTGCCCGCCAGCACAATTTAAAAAATATTGATTTATCAATACCGCGCGATAAACTGGTTGTCATTACCGGTTTATCCGGCTCGGGCAAATCATCATTGGCTTTTGATACTATTTATGCCGAGGGGCAGAGGCGTTATGTAGAATCTCTATCATCCTACGCCCGTCAATTTTTGGGTCTTATGGAAAAACCGGACATGGATCACATAGAAGGCCTTTCTCCAGCTATTTCAATTGAACAGAAATCCACTCAACGAAACCCAAGGTCAACCGTAGGAACCGTAACAGAAATTCACGATTACTTAAGGCTTTTATTTGCACATATAGGAAAACCGAGTTGTTGGATATGTAAGCGCCCAATCCAAAGACAGACGGTCCAACAAATAGTTGATGGTGTTTGCAAGTTTCCCAAAGGAACGGGATTTAATATTTTAGCCCCGGTTGTGCGCGGGCGAAAAGGTGAACATAAAGGTGTATTTGAACAGGTGAGAAAAGAAGGCTTTTTACGAGTCAGGGTTGATGAAAAAATCAAAAAGTTGGAAAGTGCCATTAAGCTTGAAAAAAATAAAAAACATTCGATCGAAGTTGTCGTAGATCGCTTATCGCTGGAAGGCGATTATAAAGACCGCCTAATAGAATCGGTAGAATTGGCACTTAAAATTGGATCCGGTCTTATCATTATTCAAGAGCTCCCTAAAAAGGACCACCTATTTAGCGAACATTTTTCCTGTCCCCATTGCGAAGTATCAATGGAAGAATTATCGCCTAGAATGTTTTCTTTTAATTCGCCTTATGGTGCATGCACGCATTGTGATGGTTTGGGTGCTCATCGAGAAGTAGACCCGGAACTTGTAATCCCGGATAAATCTAAATCTATTATCCAAGGTGCAATAGCACCATTAGGAGAGCAACCGCGAGGGAATTGGTATGGAAGCATTTTGAAAAGTTTGTCAAAACATTATCAGTTTAACTTCACCACGCCGTGGATAAAGCTTGATAAAGATGTACGACATATGTTGTTGTATGGTACTGGAGACAATGTATTTAAAATGAAATATTCGTCCAAACGGTGGACTGGTACGTATAGCGGAGGTTGGGAAGGAGCTGTTCATAACCTCAATCGCCGGTATAATCAAACGCAATCTCATCATATTCAGGAATGGATTGAACAATTCATGAGCTTAAAATCTTGCCCCGAATGCGGCGGTTCTCGCTTGCGCCCGGAGAGCATGGCAGTATATGTTGGCAAGAAAAACTTAGGAGAAATTTCATCTTTATCTATTGTAAAAGCACAACAATATTTTTCTGAGCTTACCCTTTCAAAAACAGAACAAATCATAGCAACCCAGATTCTAAAAGAAGTTCAAAATAGATTAAAATTTCTTGTAAATGTTGGTTTGGAATATTTAACACTAGACAGAGCCGCCGCCACACTTTCTGGCGGAGAGGCTCAACGTATAAGATTGGCAACCCAAATTGGATCCCAATTGGTAGGTGTCCTTTATATTCTTGACGAACCATCCATAGGATTACATCCCAGGGATAATTCTAGGTTATTAAATACGCTTAAAGTTTTACGTGATTTGGGAAATTCAATTCTGGTCGTGGAACACGATAAGGAAACAATGGAAGAATCTGATGTGCTAATTGACCTTGGCCCAGGCGCAGGTGAGCATGGAGGCGAAATTGTATTTTCAGGGCCACCGCATAAAATCTTATCTTGCAAGAAATCAATTACTGGGAAATATTTATCCGGTAAAAAGTCGATTGATATACCGCCACAAAGGAGGAAAGGGAATGGGAAATCGCTAATCCTTAAAGGTGCTCGAGGCAACAATTTAAAAAAAATAACCGCATCGTTTCCACTTGGGAAAGTTATTGCAATTACCGGTGTTTCAGGGAGCGGAAAAAGCACATTAGTGAATGAAACTCTCTTCCCAGTATTAGCTCGGGAATTAAATCGCTCTCGGGCATATCCACTTCCTTATGATTCCATTGATGGATTGATGTATTTGGATAAAGTAATTGATATAGATCAAAAACCTATAGGCAGAACACCACGATCAAATCCTGCTACTTATACAGGTGTGTTTACTTTTATCCGCGACCTATTTTCTCAACTCCCAGACTCAAAAATACGTGGGTATAAGCCCGGTCGCTTCTCGTTTAATGTAAAAGGCGGTCGTTGTGAGTCTTGTTCGGGCGATGGAATTATAAAAATTGAGATGAATTTTTTACCAGATGTTTATGTAACCTGTGAAATTTGTAAGGGTGCACGATACAACAATAAAACTTTGGAAATTCGCTATAAGGGTAAAAATATAGCGGATGTGTTAAATATGTCAGTTGAAAAAGCATTAGATTTTTTTCAACATATTCCTCCTGTTAACAAAAAACTGACCACACTTAACGAGGTTGGGCTCGGTTATATTCGTCTTGGTCAACAGGCAACTACATTGTCCGGAGGCGAAGCACAACGTGTAAAACTTGCTACAGAATTATCTAAAGCCAGCCGAGATCGAACATTATATATTTTAGACGAACCTACAACCGGGCTGCACTTTGAAGATGTCAATATGCTTTTATCAGTACTTCAAAGACTTGTTGATAAGGGAAACTCTGTGATAGTTATTGAACATAACCTAGACGTTATCAAGTCTGCAGATTGGGTTATTGATTTGGGACCAGAGGGCGGCGATGCTGGAGGTGAAATTCTTTTTTCAGGAACACCGGAAAATATAGTTAAAGATAAACGTTCCTATACGGGACAGTTTTTGAATCCGATTATCAACATGAAAAAAGTGAATGGGAAATCATGA